A DNA window from Labrus mixtus chromosome 4, fLabMix1.1, whole genome shotgun sequence contains the following coding sequences:
- the LOC132973485 gene encoding excitatory amino acid transporter 3-like, which translates to MTFYQLTAPNGIALGVVLAHTSLSHSNKIYISAPGELLMRLIESVTIPHILSHVIVGLNGPSLGISKKVVVRAAVYFTSTTVIAVSIGVMLVVCIKPGVSGEVEFDDDDESFSSALALMDLIRNMVPHDLILATFQQYKTRIMEFELDEDELNSTQIHTEVRLVGEYIEGVNILGLIIAAAVIGICLRRMGERSKPMVDVVIALNKLTNVLVQNIIGYFPVGLLFMTAMYVDEVGVNWKTLSQLGKFTAVAFSGLAIHGIIVLPLIYLLFVRRNPLSFIKGICPALLKAMHFSRSAATQLSILGCEEANHIDKRITRFILPLGYNVNQDGTALYEVISVGFIAQICRIYLNWSQILTLAVTVAVSSLGEAGLPTTESVTTIFVLKVLGIPANDACLLLIIQWALDCLSSPVNVLSDCVGAALVAHLSKKELEEIDEREKEVSR; encoded by the exons ATGACGTTCTATCAGTTAACGGCTCCTAACG GCATTGCCCTGGGTGTGGTTCTGGCCCACACCTCTCTGTCCCACAGTAACAAAATATACATCAGTGCACCAGGAGAATTGCTAATGAGACTAATTGAGTCTGTTACCATTCCTCACATTTTGTCACATGTGATCGTAG GACTCAATGGGCCGAGTCTCGGTATCTCCAAAAAGGTGGTCGTGCGTGCAGCGGTGTACTTCACATCAACCACTGTTATTGCTGTTAGTATTG GAGTAATGTTGGTGGTGTGTATCAAGCCAGGGGTCAGTGGTGAAGTAGAAttcgatgatgatgatgaatccTTCTCTTCAGCTCTTGCCTTGATGGATCTAATAAG gaACATGGTGCCACATGATCTGATTTTGGCTACCTTTCAACAG TACAAGACTCGGATCATGGAGTTTGAGCTTGATGAGGATGAGCTCAATTCTACCCag atacaCACAGAAGTGCGTCTCGTTGGTGAATATATTGAAGGAGTCAATATTTTGGGCCTGATCATCGCGGCAGCTGTCATCGGGATATGCCTCAGGAGGATGGGAGAAAGGTCCAAACCTATGGTGGATGTTGTTATCGCCCTTAACAAGCTCACCAATGTATTAGTTCAAAATATTATAGG CTACTTTCCTGTCGGACTGTTGTTCATGACTGCAATGTACGTGGATGAGGTCGGAGTCAACTGGAAGACTCTCTCACAACTTGGAAAGTTCACTGCAGTGGCTTTTAGtgg GCTCGCAATCCATGGAATCATCGTCCTACCTCTGATCTACCTCCTGTTTGTGAGACGAAACCCCTTATCCTTCATTAAGGGGATTTGTCCCGCCTTACTAAAGGCCATGCATTTCTCACGGAG CGCTGCTACTCAGCTGTCCATACTTGGTTGTGAGGAAGCGAACCACATTGATAAAAGAATCACGCGCTTCATCCTGCCACTTGGATACAATGTCAACCAGGACGGAACAGCCCTTTATGAAGTGATTTCTGTGGGTTTCATCGCCCAAATCTGCCGCATCTACCTGAACTGGAGTCAGATACTTACCCTCGC TGTGACCGTAGCTGTGTCGAGCTTAGGAGAGGCAGGGCTTCCAACTACTGAATCAGTCACcaccatttttgttttgaaagtccTCGGGATTCCTGCAAATGACGCTTGCCTCTTGTTGATCATACAATGGGCACT GGATTGCCTCAGCTCTCCTGTTAATGTCCTGTCAGATTGCGTTGGTGCAGCACTTGTTGCACATCTGTCAAAAAAAGAGCTTGAAGAAATAGATGAGCGAGAAAAGGAGGTGTCGAGGTAA